The sequence below is a genomic window from Cedecea neteri.
GTTGTTTTGCGGCACGTTCAGACCATCACGAAACAGAGCGGCAACCGCCTGAGCGCCGGGACCGTAAAAGCCACAGGTCACGTCAACGGACTCGGTGCTTTGAAGTACACTTTGATCGCTGTCCTGCGAGTGGAAGAAAGGCGTTTCCGCCTGCTTCACGTTGGTAAAAAAGTCACACCAGGTGATGCCGGCCTCCGGCGTGGCGGGCGGCGGATCGCTCCACTTCGCCATTACCATTTCCGGCGGCAGGCCTGATACGCCGACAATCCAGCCAGTAAGGTCCGCATCAAGCGCATCGTCATAATGTGGCGATGCCGCCAGCGGCGTCAGAAAGCCCGGACGCGTGGTGTCATTCATTGATTTCTCCAAAGAAAAACCGCCCGAAGGCGGTCAGATAAGGCTTACAGCCCTTTAGCCTGCAGGCGAGCAACGTGGTCGACGTACAGCTTGACCGGATCGCTGTTGCTGGCCACCACGCCAGCAAGCTGGTTGATGGCATCGACGTGATCCATCGAATAGTCAGAGCCAATCACCTTGCCCAGGTGGCTGCTGTAGCGGCCGACCAGGCCATCGTTCTGGAAGCGCTCGTTGGTAAACAGGATGGAAAACGCCAGCATCGCCACGTGCAGCGGATCGAGGTTGTTCGCGCCCTGGTTCAGCGGGTTGTAGTCGATAATCCCGCTCCACGAGTAGTAGTAGACGCCGTTATCCAGCTCTTTGCCCTGGCCGCCCCACTGCGCAGGCAGCCCCTGCGGGTACTTCTTGTTAAAGGCGGCCACGCCTTCGCTGGTCAACGCATCCAGGGCATCCACACCGGATTGAGGCAGACGAGGTGCCCCGGCCAGGGCGGAAAGCAGTTGCCCGAAGGCCGACAGGGCCGCATTGGCGATAGACTCTGGCAGGCGGCCAGGTTTCAGCGCCAGGCGAACCAGGTCTGCCACTTCGGAGCCGTGGTTAACGCCATTCACGGAAGTAACCGAGGCGATAAGTTCAGGGTGAGTCGCTGCAGCGTAGCGGCAGGCCAGCGGC
It includes:
- a CDS encoding esterase/lipase family protein, giving the protein MSTSLKYPIVLVHGLFGFDKIGGIYPYFYGIKEALEKAGAKVYIATISALNSNEMRGEQLLEFIRKVRAETGAAKVNLIGHSQGPLACRYAAATHPELIASVTSVNGVNHGSEVADLVRLALKPGRLPESIANAALSAFGQLLSALAGAPRLPQSGVDALDALTSEGVAAFNKKYPQGLPAQWGGQGKELDNGVYYYSWSGIIDYNPLNQGANNLDPLHVAMLAFSILFTNERFQNDGLVGRYSSHLGKVIGSDYSMDHVDAINQLAGVVASNSDPVKLYVDHVARLQAKGL